A genome region from Dolichospermum compactum NIES-806 includes the following:
- a CDS encoding beta-lactamase hydrolase domain-containing protein — MTDFKKVSDDLSIAGQISSEELKQLAIGGFKSVLNLRDPDENGFFHDEKQEAQIVGLEYTNIPLNSQAPNPKLTAQAIQAVENLPKPILIHCAGGARAGGIALITEAIKAGLTYEQIAQKANELGINLEQPHLKQFLLEKFAARQN; from the coding sequence ATGACTGATTTTAAAAAGGTTAGCGATGATTTGAGTATTGCTGGACAAATTTCATCTGAGGAATTAAAACAATTGGCAATAGGAGGCTTTAAATCAGTTTTAAATTTACGTGATCCTGATGAAAATGGTTTTTTCCATGATGAAAAGCAAGAAGCACAAATTGTAGGATTGGAATATACAAACATTCCCTTAAATTCTCAAGCACCAAATCCGAAATTAACAGCACAAGCAATTCAAGCTGTGGAGAACTTACCTAAACCAATTTTAATTCACTGTGCCGGTGGTGCAAGAGCAGGAGGAATAGCTTTAATTACAGAAGCAATTAAAGCAGGTTTAACTTATGAACAAATTGCTCAAAAAGCTAATGAATTGGGCATTAATTTAGAACAGCCACATCTCAAGCAATTTCTATTAGAAAAATTTGCAGCTAGACAAAATTAA
- a CDS encoding glutathione S-transferase family protein, protein MAIASTTISSWDQLLEKARQNTPVRRVKRPGQAPSTAPIPSSLHKLPPYTKPQVLLYRDSNSWCPFCERVWFALEEKQIPFETEFIDLSNKPKWYTDLVPTTLVPAANIEGKLVYESKDILLEFEEHFGETLLPENPEENALARQWVEDAETNGFRDIAYKFLRQPPEDAKELANLEAEFEAKLDEIEKTLGRYPKPYFLSTFSLVDIMYSPHLDRLAANLPVYRGYHIKGNPRFPLINVWFAALKKRRAYNRVKSDNITNNLLLRRRFGVEPIGNPLPLDLFDAEFIEYRAEAAERLSDNREVAIGDILKNSGVQSLGDISIIKEIVDFHLRLLADYLLNGNNELLLGGRTGGKESIDPIIAATGAITLAYVRNRICAPRDMSAGAATALRAAADKVLASIY, encoded by the coding sequence ATGGCTATTGCAAGCACTACCATATCCAGTTGGGATCAATTATTAGAAAAAGCTCGACAAAATACCCCTGTTCGTCGAGTCAAAAGACCAGGACAAGCGCCTTCTACTGCTCCTATTCCTAGTAGTTTACATAAACTTCCACCATATACAAAACCACAAGTATTGTTATATAGAGATAGTAACTCTTGGTGTCCTTTTTGCGAAAGAGTTTGGTTTGCCTTAGAAGAAAAACAAATTCCCTTTGAAACAGAATTTATTGATTTGAGTAATAAGCCTAAGTGGTATACTGATTTAGTGCCAACAACTCTTGTTCCCGCAGCAAATATTGAGGGGAAGTTAGTTTATGAATCTAAAGACATTCTTTTAGAATTCGAAGAACACTTTGGCGAAACATTGTTACCTGAAAATCCAGAAGAAAATGCTCTTGCTAGACAATGGGTTGAAGATGCAGAAACTAATGGTTTTCGGGATATTGCCTATAAATTCTTGAGACAACCTCCAGAAGATGCCAAAGAACTAGCAAATTTAGAAGCAGAATTTGAAGCTAAATTAGATGAAATTGAGAAAACTTTAGGGAGATACCCAAAACCCTATTTTTTATCAACATTTAGTTTGGTAGACATTATGTATAGTCCCCATTTAGATAGATTGGCGGCTAATTTACCAGTATATAGAGGATATCACATTAAAGGAAATCCTCGTTTTCCTCTCATCAATGTTTGGTTTGCAGCACTTAAAAAACGTCGTGCTTACAACCGAGTTAAATCAGACAATATTACTAATAATTTACTTTTACGGCGTAGATTTGGAGTAGAACCTATTGGTAATCCCTTGCCTTTAGATTTATTTGATGCTGAATTTATTGAATATCGGGCTGAAGCAGCAGAAAGATTAAGTGATAATCGAGAAGTTGCTATTGGCGATATTCTCAAAAATTCTGGAGTTCAATCTTTAGGTGATATCTCAATAATCAAAGAAATTGTTGATTTTCACCTCAGACTATTAGCTGATTATCTCCTTAATGGTAATAACGAACTATTACTAGGAGGAAGAACAGGTGGAAAAGAAAGTATAGATCCCATTATCGCCGCTACAGGGGCTATTACGCTGGCTTATGTAAGAAATAGAATTTGTGCGCCACGAGATATGAGTGCTGGTGCTGCAACTGCATTACGAGCCGCCGCAGATAAGGTTTTGGCATCTATTTATTAA
- a CDS encoding class I SAM-dependent methyltransferase family protein has protein sequence MPKDWLEWHDLYNTEAKLQQRLEIVQEYISYSLDNSPTGAIRIVSACAGDGRDLLGTLANHPRAKDVYARLVEINPELVERGRATIESLGLTKQIEFINSDATDSTNYLGAVPADIVIVCGIFGNLADENELNRLLGNLSFLSKKGAFVLWTRGHSNGIAYSETVRKYFRDFGFEEVNFKLTATGDMGVGIHRYLGENLPTPKEEELFVFSGVPNKAR, from the coding sequence ATGCCAAAAGATTGGTTAGAATGGCACGATCTTTACAACACTGAAGCCAAATTACAGCAGCGTCTAGAAATCGTGCAGGAATATATTTCCTATAGTTTGGATAACTCCCCAACAGGGGCTATTCGTATAGTTAGTGCTTGCGCTGGTGATGGGCGAGATTTATTAGGAACTTTAGCAAATCATCCTCGCGCTAAAGATGTATATGCAAGATTGGTAGAAATCAATCCTGAGTTAGTTGAACGTGGACGTGCAACTATAGAATCATTGGGTTTAACAAAACAAATTGAGTTTATTAACAGTGATGCCACAGATTCTACTAATTATTTAGGAGCAGTACCAGCAGATATTGTCATTGTTTGCGGTATTTTTGGGAATTTAGCTGATGAAAATGAACTCAATCGTTTATTGGGAAATTTGAGTTTTTTGAGCAAAAAAGGTGCTTTTGTTCTCTGGACTCGTGGACATTCTAACGGTATTGCTTATTCAGAAACCGTGCGTAAATACTTCCGTGATTTTGGATTTGAGGAAGTTAACTTTAAACTCACAGCCACAGGAGATATGGGAGTAGGGATTCATCGTTATTTAGGTGAAAATCTACCTACACCCAAAGAAGAAGAATTATTTGTATTTTCTGGCGTTCCAAATAAGGCAAGGTAA
- a CDS encoding threo-3-hydroxy-L-aspartate ammonia-lyase: MLLSNSVNFADIQAAQQRLLGIAHQTAVITSDTVNELTQSQIFFKCENFQRTGAFKFRGAYNALVQLSLEQKIKGVITYSSGNHAQAIALAGKLLNVPTVVVMPDNAPIVKQTATRGYGAEVILYSPDTTNRERLTKSLAVERELTLIPPYDHPHIIAGQGTTALELIQEVGQLDYLLVCCGGGGLISGCAVTTKALLPNCKIIGVEPELADDATRSFYTKTLQTVHNPHTIADGVRTPSLGKITFPLVLQYVDDMVTVSDAAIIRTMFFIWERLKIVVEPTGVIAATALLEGVVKAPGARIGVIISGGNVDLLQVSQLKQLDHLLHY; this comes from the coding sequence ATGCTACTGTCTAACTCTGTTAATTTTGCTGATATACAAGCAGCGCAACAACGACTTTTGGGTATTGCTCATCAAACAGCAGTTATTACCTCTGATACCGTCAATGAACTGACTCAAAGCCAAATATTTTTTAAATGCGAAAACTTTCAACGGACAGGAGCATTTAAGTTTCGTGGTGCTTATAATGCTTTAGTCCAATTATCACTAGAGCAGAAAATAAAAGGGGTGATTACCTATTCTTCAGGAAATCATGCCCAAGCGATCGCTTTAGCTGGAAAATTACTCAACGTTCCCACAGTTGTAGTTATGCCTGATAATGCACCGATAGTCAAACAAACTGCTACTCGCGGTTATGGTGCAGAAGTCATTTTGTACAGCCCTGACACAACTAACCGGGAAAGATTAACCAAAAGTCTGGCAGTAGAACGCGAATTAACTTTAATCCCCCCCTATGATCATCCTCATATAATTGCTGGGCAAGGTACAACTGCATTAGAACTAATTCAGGAAGTGGGACAACTAGATTACTTATTAGTATGTTGTGGTGGTGGTGGATTAATTTCTGGTTGTGCAGTTACTACAAAAGCACTTTTACCTAACTGTAAAATCATTGGTGTAGAACCAGAATTAGCTGATGATGCTACTCGCTCTTTTTACACCAAAACCCTGCAAACTGTCCACAATCCCCATACCATTGCTGATGGTGTCAGGACTCCCAGTTTAGGTAAAATCACCTTTCCCCTAGTCTTACAATACGTAGATGATATGGTGACAGTATCAGATGCAGCCATCATTCGCACCATGTTTTTTATTTGGGAACGCTTAAAAATCGTTGTTGAACCTACCGGAGTTATAGCCGCAACAGCATTATTAGAAGGTGTAGTGAAAGCACCGGGCGCGAGAATTGGCGTAATTATCAGTGGTGGAAATGTAGATTTATTGCAAGTTAGTCAATTGAAACAACTTGATCATCTTTTGCATTACTAG
- a CDS encoding NADP(H)-dependent aldo-keto reductase, whose product MKYNQLGASDLKVSDICLGTMTYGNQNSIEEAHEQLEYAVAQGINFLDAAEMYPVPPRGETQGKTEAYIGEWLKKQQRDKLIVATKIAGPGRPFSWLRGGNNKVDRENINQAVNDSLQRLQTDYIDLYQIHWPDRYVPTFGQTSYNPELERESVPITEELQAFADVIKAGKIRYLGLSNETPWGVSEFVRIANDLGLPKVLTTQNAYNLLNRNFESGLAEVSRYTDVGLLAYSPLGFGFLTGKYIDNQQLENTRITLFPGFGQRYLKPNVQEAVKAYVEIAEKYNLSPAQLAIAFVKSRWFVKSTIIGATTLAQLQENIDSVNVVLDKEIFAEIDAIHSRYPNPAP is encoded by the coding sequence ATGAAATACAACCAACTTGGTGCAAGCGACCTCAAGGTTTCCGATATTTGTTTGGGAACTATGACCTATGGAAATCAAAATAGTATTGAAGAAGCCCATGAGCAACTTGAATATGCTGTAGCTCAAGGAATCAATTTCCTAGATGCTGCGGAAATGTATCCCGTTCCTCCTCGTGGTGAAACTCAGGGAAAAACTGAGGCTTATATTGGGGAATGGTTAAAGAAACAGCAACGAGATAAACTGATAGTTGCGACTAAAATTGCAGGTCCTGGTCGTCCTTTTTCCTGGTTGAGGGGCGGAAATAACAAAGTTGACCGTGAGAATATTAATCAGGCAGTAAATGATAGTTTGCAGCGATTACAAACTGATTATATAGATTTGTATCAAATTCATTGGCCTGATCGTTATGTTCCCACATTTGGACAGACAAGTTATAATCCCGAATTAGAGAGGGAATCTGTGCCTATTACGGAAGAGTTACAGGCGTTTGCTGATGTGATTAAAGCGGGGAAGATTCGCTATTTGGGTTTAAGCAATGAAACACCTTGGGGGGTAAGTGAGTTTGTTCGCATTGCTAATGATTTGGGATTACCTAAAGTTCTGACAACTCAAAATGCTTACAATTTATTAAATCGTAATTTTGAATCTGGGTTAGCTGAAGTTTCTCGTTATACAGATGTGGGTTTATTGGCTTATAGTCCCCTGGGTTTTGGGTTTTTGACTGGTAAGTATATTGATAATCAACAATTGGAAAATACGAGAATAACTCTATTTCCAGGTTTTGGACAACGGTATTTAAAACCCAATGTCCAAGAAGCGGTTAAGGCTTATGTGGAGATTGCTGAAAAGTATAATCTCTCACCTGCTCAATTAGCGATCGCATTTGTCAAGAGTCGCTGGTTTGTAAAAAGTACAATTATTGGCGCAACAACTTTGGCACAATTACAAGAAAATATAGATAGTGTCAATGTGGTTTTGGATAAAGAGATTTTCGCAGAAATAGATGCAATTCATAGTCGTTATCCTAATCCAGCACCTTAA